From a single Gracilimonas sp. genomic region:
- a CDS encoding aspartate aminotransferase family protein, whose amino-acid sequence MNKAQQLEKQYHFQVYNRLPVTLSHGKGALVWDTKGNEYLDAFGGLAVNNLGHCHPKIVAAIKEQAEKLLHASNFFYNEPQSLLAERLAKLSGLDRVFFCNSGVEAMEACVKLARKWGKKNGKSGDVITLSEGFHGRSVTTIAMGMPSYQEGFDPMPTGFDQVPFNDFEALKAKVNEDTIAIGFETIQGSGGVNVIDGEFLKKTRQLCDDLNILMIIDEVQCGVGRSGKFYAYQHFDVKPDIVATAKALAGGIPIGSIMAKEEVASALGFGDHGTTFGGNPFACHVANAALDAIEEEGLVDGAAEKGAFMMELLKEKVAGLTSVKDIRGLGLMLGVELNRPARPVVDKMFEHNILGNAAHGTVVRFLPPLVITKEQIERVVDELVWALNQTD is encoded by the coding sequence ATGAACAAAGCGCAGCAGCTCGAAAAGCAATATCACTTTCAGGTGTACAATCGCCTGCCCGTCACCTTATCTCATGGCAAAGGAGCCTTGGTTTGGGATACAAAAGGCAATGAATATCTGGATGCTTTTGGTGGACTCGCCGTAAATAACCTCGGACACTGTCATCCAAAAATTGTTGCAGCTATCAAAGAACAGGCAGAAAAGCTGCTGCACGCCTCCAATTTCTTTTATAACGAACCACAGAGTTTACTGGCTGAAAGACTTGCAAAACTTTCCGGTTTAGACCGGGTTTTCTTTTGTAACAGCGGCGTGGAAGCTATGGAAGCCTGCGTAAAACTAGCCAGAAAATGGGGTAAGAAGAATGGAAAAAGCGGGGATGTAATCACGCTAAGTGAAGGGTTCCACGGCCGTTCGGTAACCACCATCGCAATGGGAATGCCAAGTTATCAGGAAGGGTTTGACCCCATGCCAACCGGGTTTGACCAGGTTCCTTTTAATGATTTCGAAGCCCTGAAAGCCAAAGTCAATGAAGATACCATCGCGATTGGTTTTGAAACTATACAGGGCTCCGGTGGAGTGAATGTAATAGATGGTGAATTCCTTAAAAAAACCCGCCAGCTTTGTGATGATCTAAATATCCTGATGATTATTGACGAAGTGCAGTGTGGCGTAGGCCGGTCCGGTAAATTCTACGCGTATCAACATTTTGATGTAAAACCAGATATCGTTGCTACCGCTAAAGCATTGGCTGGAGGCATACCCATCGGATCTATTATGGCGAAAGAAGAAGTTGCTTCTGCCCTTGGATTCGGTGATCACGGCACCACTTTTGGCGGCAATCCATTTGCCTGTCACGTTGCCAATGCTGCTTTGGATGCTATTGAAGAAGAAGGACTCGTCGATGGAGCTGCAGAAAAAGGGGCTTTCATGATGGAATTACTTAAAGAAAAAGTAGCCGGCCTTACTTCGGTAAAAGACATTCGTGGACTTGGACTGATGTTAGGTGTGGAACTTAACCGGCCAGCCCGACCTGTAGTTGATAAAATGTTTGAACATAATATTCTGGGTAATGCAGCTCATGGAACCGTTGTAAGATTTCTTCCACCTCTGGTCATCACAAAAGAACAAATTGAACGTGTTGTTGATGAGCTGGTTTGGGCTTTGAACCAAACTGACTGA
- a CDS encoding Bax inhibitor-1/YccA family protein produces MNTQHLTAEQVKSIQASFINKVYGWMALALAITGFVALRVVDSGFVETIAQNQILFFGVILAELGLVVWLSGRINSMNASMAIGLFLLYSALNGLTFSILFLVYTSASIASTFFITAGTFGVTSAYGYFTKKDLSSIGNIAFMGLIGIIIATIVNIFVHSEMLYWGITYIGVIVFVGLTAYDTQKMKKMSLEVDVDSEEGSKGAIMGALALYLDFINMFIFLLRIFGNRR; encoded by the coding sequence ATGAATACACAGCATCTTACAGCAGAACAGGTAAAATCAATTCAGGCCAGTTTTATTAATAAAGTATACGGCTGGATGGCTCTGGCACTTGCCATAACCGGATTTGTAGCATTGCGGGTGGTTGATTCCGGTTTTGTGGAAACTATTGCCCAAAACCAGATTTTATTTTTTGGAGTGATTCTGGCTGAGTTGGGTTTAGTAGTTTGGCTGTCGGGCCGAATCAACAGCATGAACGCCAGTATGGCCATTGGGCTGTTTCTGCTCTACTCCGCTTTAAATGGTTTAACCTTCTCCATTTTGTTTCTGGTTTATACATCAGCTTCTATTGCTTCCACCTTTTTTATTACAGCAGGTACCTTTGGAGTGACCAGTGCCTATGGATATTTCACTAAAAAAGATCTTTCCAGCATTGGAAATATTGCATTTATGGGGCTGATTGGTATTATCATAGCTACCATTGTGAATATTTTTGTCCATAGTGAAATGCTGTATTGGGGCATCACCTACATTGGTGTAATAGTGTTTGTCGGATTGACAGCGTACGATACGCAGAAGATGAAAAAAATGAGCCTGGAAGTAGATGTTGATTCAGAAGAGGGGAGTAAAGGGGCTATTATGGGTGCACTTGCTCTTTACCTCGACTTCATCAACATGTTTATCTTCTTGCTTCGGATTTTTGGAAATCGCAGGTAA
- a CDS encoding Tex family protein, with the protein MSDTSIFSFLAKQLNFSPKQVSTVANFLDDGATVPFLARYRKEATDGLDEEQIRAIRDGIETQRTLEARKETVLKSIKEQDKLTPELEEQIKACTDLTTLEDIYLPYKQKRKTRGDKAKEKGLEPLAQLIWDQEIEKGDPAEYAKEYINKEKEVETVEDAFDGATDIVAEWINESLEVREMLRKVFAEHANIVTKKNPAVKDRTNYEDYYEFSYRASKMKPYQILAINRGEKENVLFVNVELWEERTLENIDDLVINNELSIFTEYLQDAVEDAYKRLLFPSLERELRSELTDKADEHAIETFATNLGNLLMQPPLDKKVVMGIDPAFRSGCKVAVVDEHGKYMEGTTTYPTPPQNKVAEAEAVFEKLIDKYGVSLIAIGNGTASRETEQIVADFLQKRKEKHPDEELHYLIVNEAGASVYSASKVAREEFPELDAAQRGNISIARRVQDPLAELVKIDPKSIGVGLYQHDVNQNQLAGKLDDVVESCVNEVGVNLNTASAPLLSHISGLSKRVATNIVKHREEKGIFMDREQIRSIDGVGDFRFQQAAGFMRIPESKNPLDNTAIHPESYEAAEKLCNLFNIDLENLSAEKDKIASKFKNVNLKETAEQIGVGVPTLELIIENLQKPGRDPRESLQKPLLRTDVMKMEDLKVGKKLEGTVRNVVDFGAFVDIGVKQDGLLHISNMAENKKIEEPHDVVSVGDIISLEIITLDLERGRIGLKLVNG; encoded by the coding sequence ATGAGCGACACTTCTATTTTTAGTTTTTTAGCAAAGCAACTGAACTTTTCACCCAAGCAAGTCAGCACGGTAGCTAACTTTTTGGATGATGGTGCTACGGTCCCATTCCTGGCCCGTTACCGTAAAGAAGCCACAGACGGACTGGATGAGGAGCAAATCCGTGCCATCCGGGATGGCATTGAAACCCAGCGAACGCTCGAGGCCCGTAAAGAAACCGTTCTTAAATCTATCAAAGAGCAGGATAAACTCACACCGGAGCTGGAAGAGCAAATTAAGGCTTGCACGGATCTCACTACCCTGGAAGATATTTACCTTCCCTACAAACAAAAGCGTAAAACACGGGGCGACAAAGCCAAGGAAAAAGGACTGGAACCATTGGCTCAGCTTATCTGGGATCAGGAAATTGAAAAAGGCGACCCTGCTGAATACGCCAAAGAATACATCAACAAAGAAAAAGAAGTTGAGACGGTTGAAGATGCTTTTGACGGCGCCACAGATATTGTAGCTGAATGGATCAATGAAAGCCTGGAAGTGCGGGAGATGCTTCGAAAGGTATTTGCAGAGCATGCTAATATCGTGACCAAGAAAAACCCGGCCGTTAAAGACCGCACGAACTATGAAGATTATTACGAATTCTCCTATCGCGCCAGCAAAATGAAGCCTTACCAAATTTTGGCTATAAACCGGGGTGAAAAGGAGAATGTACTGTTTGTAAATGTGGAACTTTGGGAAGAACGCACGCTGGAAAACATTGATGATCTGGTCATCAATAACGAGCTGAGTATTTTCACCGAGTACCTGCAGGATGCAGTGGAAGATGCTTACAAACGCCTGCTCTTCCCTTCCCTTGAACGAGAACTAAGAAGTGAGCTTACCGATAAAGCCGACGAACACGCTATTGAAACCTTTGCCACCAACCTTGGCAACCTGCTGATGCAACCCCCGCTCGACAAAAAAGTGGTTATGGGAATCGATCCTGCATTCAGAAGTGGGTGTAAAGTGGCTGTTGTAGATGAACATGGAAAGTACATGGAAGGAACCACCACTTACCCTACTCCTCCACAGAATAAAGTAGCGGAAGCAGAAGCTGTTTTCGAAAAGCTGATTGACAAATACGGAGTAAGCCTGATCGCCATTGGTAATGGTACGGCCAGCCGGGAAACAGAGCAGATTGTGGCCGATTTCCTTCAAAAACGAAAAGAAAAACACCCGGATGAAGAACTGCACTATCTTATTGTGAATGAAGCGGGTGCTTCGGTGTACTCAGCTTCCAAAGTTGCTCGTGAAGAGTTTCCGGAACTGGATGCTGCCCAACGTGGAAATATATCCATCGCCCGAAGAGTGCAAGATCCACTGGCTGAGTTGGTTAAAATCGATCCAAAGTCGATTGGCGTTGGCTTATATCAACATGATGTGAACCAGAATCAGTTAGCTGGCAAGCTGGATGATGTAGTGGAAAGTTGTGTAAACGAAGTTGGGGTGAACCTGAATACAGCTTCAGCACCTTTGCTTTCGCATATCTCTGGTTTGAGTAAGCGGGTTGCCACCAACATCGTGAAACACCGGGAAGAAAAAGGAATTTTTATGGATCGTGAGCAAATTCGGAGTATCGATGGGGTTGGAGATTTCCGCTTCCAACAGGCCGCCGGATTCATGCGTATTCCCGAATCCAAAAATCCACTCGACAACACCGCCATTCACCCCGAAAGTTACGAAGCCGCAGAAAAGCTCTGTAACCTGTTTAATATTGATCTTGAAAATCTTTCAGCTGAAAAAGACAAGATTGCATCTAAATTTAAGAATGTGAATCTCAAAGAAACAGCTGAGCAAATCGGAGTAGGTGTTCCTACCCTTGAACTCATCATCGAAAACCTGCAGAAGCCAGGTCGCGATCCCCGCGAAAGCCTGCAGAAGCCATTACTCAGAACCGACGTGATGAAAATGGAAGACCTGAAAGTGGGAAAAAAACTGGAAGGTACCGTTCGAAACGTTGTAGACTTCGGTGCTTTTGTTGATATCGGAGTAAAACAAGATGGCTTGCTCCATATTTCCAACATGGCTGAGAACAAGAAGATTGAAGAACCACACGATGTGGTTAGCGTGGGCGATATTATCAGTCTTGAAATTATTACCTTGGACCTGGAAAGAGGCCGAATTGGACTTAAGTTGGTTAATGGGTAA
- a CDS encoding DUF2892 domain-containing protein, with translation MKKNMGSADKIIRFILAIIFVALYFTGTVTGTLGIVLLVLAGVFVLTSLVSFCPLYAPFGLTCKTSVE, from the coding sequence ATGAAAAAAAATATGGGTTCTGCTGATAAAATTATACGGTTTATTTTAGCTATCATTTTTGTAGCTCTTTATTTTACAGGAACCGTAACTGGAACACTTGGCATTGTTTTGTTGGTACTTGCAGGTGTTTTTGTACTAACCAGCCTTGTTAGCTTCTGTCCCCTTTATGCTCCTTTTGGACTGACCTGCAAGACATCGGTGGAATAA
- a CDS encoding carboxypeptidase-like regulatory domain-containing protein, with protein sequence MRIFLAFIIPLLLSTLSFSQEKVTGIVQDAETGKAVPYVNIGIISLMKGTVSNAEGKFSLGYTAEIDSVTFSAIGYETDTFSIKDILADEVILLNPATYNLDEITVKEKALGRIKELGYNLNKKRQSISFGSTLLGTEIGGLIEIDRQTLIYSAHFIFNHTGDDSLLFRVNLYEMNGDKPVRNLITENELFRAPKEPGTVLVNLRGYDIVTEENVLLTVEWIEAVSLNNSEIQDISFRADRTMRKPNTWFRTTSQAPLLKMDQFVKYNIGFYLTAQQVKK encoded by the coding sequence ATGAGAATATTCCTTGCCTTCATCATACCACTTTTACTTTCAACGCTATCATTCTCACAAGAAAAAGTAACAGGAATTGTTCAGGATGCTGAAACAGGAAAAGCGGTTCCTTATGTCAATATAGGTATCATAAGCCTGATGAAAGGAACAGTCAGCAATGCTGAAGGTAAATTTAGTTTAGGTTACACTGCTGAAATTGATAGTGTAACATTCTCAGCTATTGGGTACGAAACAGATACCTTTTCTATTAAAGACATATTAGCGGATGAGGTTATTCTTCTTAATCCGGCTACCTATAATCTCGATGAAATTACCGTAAAAGAAAAAGCATTGGGTCGGATTAAAGAATTAGGATACAATCTCAATAAAAAGAGACAAAGCATTAGTTTTGGAAGTACTCTGCTTGGAACGGAAATCGGCGGACTGATAGAAATAGACCGTCAAACATTGATATACTCGGCTCATTTTATTTTCAATCACACCGGTGATGACAGCCTGCTTTTCCGGGTGAATTTGTATGAGATGAATGGTGATAAACCTGTTCGAAATCTTATTACGGAAAATGAATTATTCAGAGCACCAAAAGAACCCGGCACTGTTTTAGTAAATTTAAGAGGTTATGACATTGTCACTGAAGAAAATGTACTTTTGACGGTGGAGTGGATTGAGGCCGTTTCTCTTAATAACAGTGAGATACAGGATATCAGTTTCAGGGCAGATCGTACGATGAGAAAACCCAATACCTGGTTCAGAACAACCAGTCAGGCTCCATTGCTGAAAATGGATCAGTTTGTAAAATACAATATCGGGTTTTACCTGACAGCACAGCAGGTTAAGAAGTAA
- a CDS encoding DUF5916 domain-containing protein, with translation MKSIYTTVVLVCLCANVFAQTSYQKKGDTVAIKTDDVRRGTAENPAMHAVRIDGENEIVLDGLLSESIWRNVPIATQFTQRAPDDGSAASEKTEIQLIYTDDYLYVGIMAYDSAPDSIKAPLFRRDGDEASDWVYVLFDSYNDKRTAFTFGINPRGVQKDILLYDDTDEDQLWDAVWQAETKILNNGWSAEMKIPLSQLRFSSNNEEQSWGVNFQRRIARNGEISFWSPTSQNETGIVSKFGRLNGIQNLKEPRRLEIIPYLSADLTRVPSSNTNNPYFSRNELGGGVGGDIKYGLTTDLTLTATINPDFGQVEADPAVINLTANENFFSERRPFFLEGNDIFQFGNTKTFSRFGNPVTFYSRRIGRAPQGNANRAGVNAEYVDRPDFTTIAAAAKVSGKTQNGWSIGFLDAYTLEESAQFTNPSGNESSFAVEPATNYMVGRTKKDLNSGNTYFGGFASAVNRSIDGTYFEDFLRSSAYLGGVDFEHNFGNRNWITSGAFSYSVINGSKEAIRRAQTSPVRHYDRVDSDELSVDPNKTSLSGFATEISIQKRGGDDNWLTSLTYSDVTPGYETNDIGFQNRADYRSLNGGVIYRETDPKLVQYLETWLFKGNAWNYDGDLINNWYGTGGFVRFDNLWTFNYNANLAGNQFMDRTTRGGPLMERPKDWNFNMNINTNQNKDISFNFGTYQRQDVSGEFDNDIWMGVTFLPTTFIQVSISPEFIYQRDTDQYVTRVEDVNATETYGSRYVFADIKQRTFVTSIRLNWTFSPTISLQTYVRPFISSGEYSHFKEFAEPRTYNFDRYGEDKGTITKVDDDYSIDPDGNGSSPAFSFQDPDFNFRSVQGNAVFRWEYTPGSTLFLVWQQQRDDFVGMGNFDLGRDLDGLFSSKPTNVFLVKLSYWFGT, from the coding sequence ATGAAAAGCATATATACTACTGTGGTATTGGTATGTCTTTGTGCGAACGTATTTGCACAGACTTCCTATCAAAAGAAAGGTGATACTGTAGCCATAAAAACAGATGATGTAAGAAGAGGAACGGCTGAAAACCCAGCCATGCACGCTGTCAGAATTGATGGTGAAAATGAAATTGTTTTAGACGGACTTTTGAGCGAATCCATTTGGAGAAATGTTCCCATTGCTACTCAGTTTACGCAGCGGGCACCTGATGATGGCAGCGCTGCCTCAGAGAAAACAGAGATTCAATTAATATATACCGATGACTATTTGTATGTAGGAATTATGGCCTACGATTCAGCACCGGATTCTATAAAAGCACCGCTTTTCCGGCGCGATGGTGATGAAGCCAGCGACTGGGTATATGTACTTTTTGATAGCTACAACGACAAGCGTACGGCTTTTACTTTCGGTATAAATCCTCGGGGTGTACAAAAAGATATCCTGCTTTATGATGATACCGATGAAGATCAGCTTTGGGATGCTGTGTGGCAGGCAGAAACAAAGATTTTAAATAATGGCTGGTCAGCAGAGATGAAAATTCCCCTTTCACAGTTGCGCTTCAGCTCTAATAATGAAGAGCAATCGTGGGGGGTTAATTTTCAGCGAAGGATAGCACGAAACGGAGAGATATCTTTCTGGTCGCCCACATCTCAGAATGAAACAGGTATCGTCTCCAAGTTTGGCCGGCTTAATGGAATTCAAAACCTGAAAGAACCGCGTAGACTGGAGATTATTCCTTACCTGTCTGCTGATTTAACACGGGTTCCATCTTCAAATACTAATAATCCATATTTCAGCAGAAATGAATTAGGCGGTGGAGTCGGAGGAGATATCAAATATGGGCTCACAACTGACTTAACATTAACTGCTACAATTAACCCGGATTTTGGACAGGTTGAAGCTGATCCGGCCGTCATAAATCTTACGGCGAATGAGAATTTCTTTTCCGAGCGACGTCCGTTCTTCCTGGAAGGAAATGATATATTTCAATTTGGGAATACTAAAACATTTAGTCGGTTTGGAAACCCTGTGACGTTTTATTCCAGAAGGATTGGCCGGGCACCACAGGGTAATGCCAACAGGGCTGGCGTAAACGCCGAATATGTAGACAGGCCAGATTTCACAACAATTGCAGCTGCGGCCAAGGTAAGTGGTAAAACCCAGAATGGATGGTCTATAGGTTTCCTGGATGCTTATACGTTAGAGGAATCAGCTCAATTCACAAATCCTTCAGGAAATGAAAGCTCTTTTGCTGTTGAACCAGCTACGAACTATATGGTTGGCAGAACCAAAAAAGATCTAAATTCAGGCAATACTTATTTTGGCGGATTTGCAAGTGCGGTAAACCGGAGCATTGATGGCACTTACTTTGAAGATTTTCTCCGTTCATCTGCTTACCTGGGCGGTGTTGATTTTGAACACAACTTTGGCAATCGAAACTGGATCACCAGTGGTGCTTTCTCTTACAGCGTTATAAACGGTTCAAAAGAAGCCATTCGACGAGCCCAGACTTCACCAGTCAGGCATTATGACCGGGTAGATTCGGACGAACTCTCAGTAGATCCAAATAAAACAAGTCTATCCGGCTTTGCAACGGAGATAAGCATTCAAAAAAGAGGGGGAGACGACAACTGGCTCACTTCACTTACTTATTCTGATGTAACTCCGGGATATGAGACGAATGATATCGGTTTTCAGAACCGTGCTGACTATCGTTCTCTAAATGGAGGTGTTATCTATCGGGAAACGGATCCTAAACTGGTACAGTATCTTGAAACCTGGTTATTCAAAGGAAATGCGTGGAATTATGACGGAGACCTGATCAATAATTGGTATGGAACAGGTGGATTCGTTCGGTTTGATAACCTTTGGACCTTCAATTACAATGCTAATTTAGCAGGTAATCAATTTATGGATCGAACAACCCGGGGAGGACCCTTGATGGAACGTCCCAAGGATTGGAATTTTAACATGAATATTAATACCAATCAGAACAAAGACATCTCATTCAACTTTGGTACTTACCAGCGGCAGGATGTTTCAGGTGAATTTGATAATGATATTTGGATGGGAGTCACTTTTCTGCCTACAACATTTATTCAGGTATCCATTTCACCAGAATTTATTTACCAAAGAGATACAGACCAATACGTAACACGGGTCGAAGATGTGAATGCAACAGAAACTTATGGAAGCCGCTATGTTTTTGCTGATATCAAACAGCGTACTTTTGTAACCAGTATTCGTCTTAACTGGACATTCTCACCAACGATAAGCCTTCAAACTTATGTCCGCCCGTTTATATCCAGCGGAGAGTATTCACACTTTAAGGAATTTGCGGAGCCTCGCACATATAATTTTGACAGATATGGTGAAGACAAAGGAACCATAACCAAAGTTGATGACGATTACTCCATTGATCCGGATGGCAACGGTAGTTCACCTGCCTTTAGTTTTCAAGACCCTGACTTTAATTTCAGATCGGTGCAAGGTAATGCTGTATTTCGATGGGAATACACGCCGGGGTCAACCCTGTTTCTTGTGTGGCAGCAGCAGCGGGATGATTTTGTAGGTATGGGTAACTTTGACCTGGGAAGAGATCTGGATGGCCTGTTCAGTTCTAAACCAACCAATGTATTCCTTGTTAAACTAAGCTATTGGTTCGGCACTTGA
- a CDS encoding DUF4097 family beta strand repeat-containing protein has translation MCRSIKHALFVVVAGLISIPALAQNNLEIPLSNPGEPGRLIVAANFSDEVEIRGHDKNNVIVNYDGEDSDDDRDAMRNGMRRISGGGIGIEVTEDNNEVRVNTGPMPNDDFEMIIYVPRNFSLKLNTVQGDVKVVGLRGELEISAVNGDIELSDISGTVLVNSVNGDMEIDFKEITANSPMSFTGVNGDIEVSFPASAKFTAKMKTEWGDVYTNFDMEIDRSASKPEVNTKDGEYRVAVNKWIFGKVNGGGPEFLFKTLHGDISIRKK, from the coding sequence ATGTGTAGATCAATAAAACATGCGCTTTTTGTAGTAGTAGCTGGCCTTATTTCCATCCCGGCCCTGGCTCAGAATAATCTTGAAATTCCACTTTCAAACCCTGGCGAACCTGGCAGATTGATTGTGGCTGCTAACTTTTCTGATGAAGTTGAAATCAGAGGTCATGATAAGAATAACGTTATTGTGAATTATGACGGCGAAGATAGTGACGATGATCGTGATGCTATGAGAAACGGAATGCGCCGAATTTCAGGTGGAGGAATAGGTATTGAAGTGACAGAAGATAATAATGAAGTGCGCGTCAATACTGGTCCAATGCCGAATGATGATTTTGAAATGATTATTTATGTGCCCCGTAATTTTTCGCTTAAGCTGAATACGGTACAAGGAGATGTGAAAGTTGTTGGTTTACGAGGCGAATTGGAAATAAGTGCGGTAAATGGGGATATCGAATTATCAGATATTTCAGGAACTGTTCTTGTCAATAGCGTGAATGGAGATATGGAGATCGATTTCAAAGAGATAACAGCAAATTCACCGATGTCTTTCACCGGAGTGAATGGAGATATCGAAGTTTCTTTTCCGGCAAGCGCCAAATTCACTGCAAAAATGAAAACAGAGTGGGGTGATGTATACACTAACTTCGATATGGAGATAGACCGCTCTGCTTCTAAACCTGAAGTGAATACCAAAGACGGAGAATATCGTGTAGCCGTAAATAAATGGATTTTTGGAAAAGTGAATGGTGGAGGGCCTGAATTTCTTTTCAAAACCTTGCACGGAGATATTTCAATTCGTAAAAAGTAA
- a CDS encoding transposase has translation MGRSRYRIFEEHYPYFITSTIKDGLPLFAKPEIAQVVLESLVFLQNSRNVQLYGYVIMENHFHAVVKGGDLSKKLRLTKSFMARKMIDLMKENGNSKLLSQIAFRKLIHKLRSEHQVWEEGFHPKQLTCDEIVAQKLEYIHNNPVARGFVDRPEYWRYSSARNYLGQEGLIPVTIYAG, from the coding sequence ATGGGACGAAGTCGATACAGAATATTTGAAGAACACTACCCATACTTCATTACAAGTACAATAAAAGATGGATTGCCACTTTTCGCAAAACCTGAAATAGCTCAAGTTGTATTAGAAAGTTTAGTATTTCTTCAAAACAGCCGAAATGTACAGCTTTATGGTTATGTAATCATGGAAAATCATTTTCATGCTGTAGTAAAAGGAGGGGACTTGTCTAAGAAATTAAGACTCACAAAGTCTTTCATGGCAAGAAAGATGATTGATCTTATGAAAGAGAATGGTAACAGTAAACTGTTAAGCCAGATCGCATTTAGAAAATTGATACATAAGTTAAGATCTGAACATCAGGTTTGGGAGGAAGGATTTCATCCTAAGCAACTTACATGTGATGAGATAGTAGCTCAGAAACTGGAGTATATACATAACAATCCGGTAGCACGTGGATTTGTGGATCGTCCCGAGTATTGGCGGTATTCATCGGCAAGGAATTATCTGGGGCAGGAAGGGCTAATTCCAGTTACTATTTACGCTGGGTAG
- a CDS encoding RNA polymerase sigma factor encodes MDSTSDKALMMKVKNGDLDKLGLLFERYNRPLFSFFYRMCKEAELCEDLVQSVFERILKYRDTYTGDGKFTTWMFSIARNAHIDHYRKQQREGIPVEIDEERLELDDEETKVVVNKQEKKELLEVALDRLDEDKREIIILSRYEGLKYKEIADILETTEGAIKVKMFRAMKELKDLVNTLNEECSHE; translated from the coding sequence GTGGATTCAACTTCGGATAAGGCATTGATGATGAAAGTGAAGAACGGAGACCTTGATAAATTAGGTCTGCTGTTTGAACGGTATAATCGCCCGCTTTTTAGTTTTTTCTACCGGATGTGTAAAGAAGCAGAGCTTTGTGAAGACCTGGTACAGTCAGTTTTTGAACGCATATTAAAATACCGTGATACCTATACCGGTGATGGTAAGTTCACTACCTGGATGTTTAGTATTGCCCGGAACGCTCATATCGATCATTATCGAAAACAGCAGCGGGAAGGAATTCCGGTAGAGATTGACGAAGAGCGTTTGGAGCTCGATGATGAAGAAACCAAGGTGGTTGTCAACAAACAGGAGAAGAAAGAACTGTTGGAAGTTGCACTCGACCGACTTGACGAGGACAAAAGAGAGATTATTATTTTGAGCCGTTACGAAGGTTTGAAATACAAAGAAATCGCCGACATACTGGAAACCACAGAGGGAGCGATTAAAGTAAAAATGTTTAGGGCCATGAAAGAGTTAAAAGATTTGGTTAATACCTTAAATGAGGAATGCAGCCATGAATGA